Proteins found in one Triticum urartu cultivar G1812 chromosome 4, Tu2.1, whole genome shotgun sequence genomic segment:
- the LOC125552181 gene encoding OVARIAN TUMOR DOMAIN-containing deubiquitinating enzyme 3-like, translating to MAPPARPSNATLLARLGEGTARFELLEDPAPAPAPPVWPRLHCFARIGSSLRGGWSAALNKVEHYGVQRVTGDGRCMFRALAKGMAKTRGIPLTPREEVQDADDLRLAVKEVICDNQTERQKYEEAIIAITVDESLKRYCQRIRRPDFWGGESELLVLSRLCRQPIIIYIPEREYRGRGNGFIPIAEYGLEFTKDSKEGKKRVPVRLLYSGKNHYDLLI from the exons ATGGCGCCACCGGCGCGGCCGTCCAATG CCACGCTTCTTGCGCGGCTCGGGGAGGGCACGGCCAGGTTCGAGCTCCTCGAGGACCCCGCGCCTGCTCCCGCGCCGCCGGTTTGGCCTCGCCTCCACTGCTTCGCCAGGATTGGCTCCTCGCT GAGGGGCGGGTGGTCGGCGGCGTTGAACAAGGTGGAGCACTACGGGGTCCAGAGAGTCACCGGCGATGGCCGCTGCATGTTTCGAGCCTTG GCTAAGGGAATGGCAAAGACTAGGGGAATTCCATTGACCCCAAGGGAGGAGGTACAAGATGCAG ACGACCTACGGCTGGCAGTGAAAGAGGTTATATGTGATAACCAAACCGAGCGTCAAAAGTATGAAGAGGCGATTATAGCTATTACAGTGGATGAATCTTTGAAACG CTACTGCCAAAGGATAAGGCGACCTGATTTCTGGGGTGGAGAGTCAGAACTCTTG GTTTTGTCTAGACTGTGCCGGCAACCAATCATTATTTACATTCCGGAGCGTGAG TACCGCGGGCGGGGCAACGGGTTTATCCCAATTGCCGAGTACGGGTTGGAGTTTACCAAAGACTCTAAAGAGGGGAAGAAAAGGGTGCCGGTGAGACTGTTATACAGTGGGAAGAACCATTACGATTTGCTGATATAA